Proteins encoded in a region of the Sterolibacterium denitrificans genome:
- a CDS encoding thiolase domain-containing protein, whose translation MREVAIIAYAQTPLVRDCGSKNDVELVMDVVHAVKNQVGFTNQDIDFFCSGSCDYLGGSAFAFVNALDALGAVPPINESHVEMDAAWALYEAWLKIQTGHADTALVYGFGKCSQGDLPDVLTLQLDPYYSQPLWPDSISLAALQAQALLDAGKITEADMARVVQKSRANAKNKPTTQLKGDVTVEQLLAQPKLVSPLRKHDCPPVTDGASAVILATREVAEKFHKRNAYITGIDHRIEAHQLGSRDLLNSMSTKIAGEAAGVGKGKVDVAELHAPFSYQELLLKEALGLGDGTAINPSGGALAGNIMMSAGLSNFGEVAMRIIKGEANRGVAHATSGPCLQQNLVAVLEGK comes from the coding sequence ATGCGTGAAGTCGCCATCATCGCCTACGCCCAGACGCCGCTCGTGCGCGACTGCGGCTCGAAGAACGACGTCGAACTGGTCATGGACGTGGTTCATGCCGTGAAGAACCAGGTCGGCTTTACCAACCAGGACATCGACTTCTTCTGCTCGGGTTCCTGCGACTACCTCGGCGGTTCCGCGTTCGCCTTCGTGAATGCGCTCGACGCGCTGGGCGCCGTGCCGCCGATCAACGAGTCGCACGTCGAGATGGACGCGGCCTGGGCGCTCTACGAAGCCTGGCTGAAGATCCAGACCGGCCATGCCGACACCGCGCTGGTGTATGGCTTCGGCAAGTGCTCGCAGGGCGACCTGCCCGACGTGCTGACGCTGCAGCTCGATCCCTACTACAGCCAGCCGCTGTGGCCGGACAGCATCAGCCTGGCCGCGCTGCAGGCGCAAGCCTTGCTCGACGCGGGCAAGATCACCGAGGCCGACATGGCGCGCGTGGTGCAGAAGAGCCGCGCCAACGCCAAGAACAAGCCGACGACGCAGCTCAAGGGCGACGTCACCGTCGAGCAGCTGCTGGCCCAGCCGAAGCTGGTCTCGCCGCTGCGCAAGCACGACTGCCCGCCAGTCACCGACGGCGCTTCGGCGGTGATTCTCGCCACGCGCGAAGTCGCCGAGAAGTTCCACAAGCGCAACGCCTACATCACCGGCATCGACCACCGCATCGAGGCGCACCAGCTCGGTTCGCGCGATCTGCTGAACTCGATGTCGACGAAGATCGCCGGCGAGGCGGCGGGCGTGGGCAAGGGCAAGGTCGACGTCGCCGAACTGCATGCGCCGTTCAGCTACCAGGAGTTGCTGCTCAAGGAGGCGCTGGGCCTCGGCGACGGCACCGCCATCAATCCGTCGGGCGGCGCGCTGGCCGGCAACATCATGATGTCGGCCGGCCTCAGCAACTTCGGCGAGGTGGCGATGCGCATCATCAAGGGCGAGGCGAATCGCGGCGTGGCGCACGCCACCAGCGGTCCGTGCCTGCAACAGAATCTGGTCGCCGTACTGGAGGGCAAATAA
- a CDS encoding thiolase domain-containing protein: MGNACAIVGIGQSERYKSKIKKSMAGLVREAAQNALNDAGCTWADIDAVIIGKAPDFFEGVVMPELYLADALGCVGKPMMRVHTAGSVGGSTAIVAASHIQSGVFKRVLTLAYEKQSESNAMWALSTRQPFSPHLNAGAGGFFAPIIREYKRRTGAPEDIGCKVAIKDRTHALKNPHAHMHEDPASLTVENYMDSMMLWDPIRYSEVCPSSDGACAMVLCNEDLAKKSPNKPAWVLGTAMKSEPTMYPWREEVNPQAGILCAKEVYAQAGIVNPRKDLDMAEVYVPFSWYEPMWLENLGFADVGEGWKLTESGATSLDKGGDIPWNVSGGVLSSNPIGASGMIRFAEAALQVRGLAGERQVPGCKKALGHAYGGGAQFFSMWVVGSEKR; encoded by the coding sequence ATGGGTAACGCATGTGCAATCGTGGGCATCGGCCAGTCCGAGCGCTACAAGTCCAAGATCAAGAAGTCCATGGCCGGCCTGGTCCGCGAGGCGGCGCAGAACGCGCTCAACGACGCAGGCTGCACCTGGGCTGACATCGATGCCGTGATCATCGGCAAGGCACCCGACTTCTTCGAAGGCGTGGTGATGCCCGAGCTGTACCTGGCCGATGCGCTGGGTTGCGTCGGCAAGCCGATGATGCGCGTCCACACCGCCGGCTCGGTCGGCGGCTCGACCGCCATCGTCGCCGCCAGCCATATCCAGAGCGGCGTGTTCAAGCGCGTGCTGACGCTGGCCTACGAAAAACAATCCGAGTCGAACGCCATGTGGGCGCTGTCGACACGCCAGCCGTTCTCGCCGCACCTGAACGCCGGCGCCGGCGGCTTCTTCGCGCCCATCATCCGCGAATACAAGCGCCGCACCGGCGCGCCGGAAGACATCGGCTGCAAGGTGGCGATCAAGGACCGCACCCACGCGCTGAAGAATCCGCATGCCCACATGCATGAGGATCCGGCCAGCCTGACCGTCGAGAACTACATGGACTCCATGATGCTGTGGGATCCGATCCGCTACTCGGAAGTCTGCCCGTCCTCCGACGGCGCCTGCGCGATGGTGCTGTGCAACGAGGATCTGGCAAAGAAATCGCCGAACAAGCCCGCCTGGGTGCTCGGCACGGCGATGAAGTCCGAGCCGACCATGTATCCGTGGCGCGAGGAAGTGAACCCGCAGGCCGGCATCCTCTGCGCCAAGGAAGTCTATGCCCAGGCCGGCATCGTCAACCCGCGCAAGGATCTGGACATGGCCGAAGTGTATGTGCCGTTCTCGTGGTACGAGCCGATGTGGCTGGAAAACCTCGGCTTCGCCGACGTCGGCGAGGGCTGGAAGCTGACCGAATCGGGCGCCACCTCGCTCGACAAGGGCGGCGACATCCCCTGGAACGTCTCGGGCGGCGTGCTCTCGTCGAACCCGATCGGCGCCTCGGGCATGATCCGCTTCGCCGAAGCCGCGCTGCAGGTGCGCGGCCTGGCCGGCGAGCGCCAGGTGCCGGGCTGCAAGAAGGCGCTGGGCCACGCCTACGGCGGCGGCGCGCAGTTCTTCTCGATGTGGGTGGTCGGCAGCGAAAAACGCTGA
- a CDS encoding class I adenylate-forming enzyme family protein: MTETTAPAPQFDNRHSNEYYTFAGKDVPWLMKLWAEQTPDKAFLIWEPKEGESQSWTYQQFWQAANRVACGLLQKGVKKGDKLLIHAENCPEMMIAWYASAIVGSVAVTTNTRCIGDELTYFAEHSGAVGCITQPKFIKELAANAKSIGWFVVTDDNSGEAPTDDEKNHGYPSYASLLGHGELAPARDPEPMLPVGIQYTSGTTSRPKAVVHTHANALWGGRSGSQNLLMDSDDVYIVFLPCFHVNAQSWSFWTMMWVGGTVVLQPKFSSSKFWEISMKHKVTRASMIPFCFKAIAMQEIPEHHYKTWSTGIKMHMVEMRWNVKTFATWGMTETVTHATRSDLFQDSPDMNIGVPSPGYEFAIMDPETGKYCEPGVNGDLWVRGTRGVQMFYEYYRNPEAMAKSFTADGWFKTGDTARLGTDGYFYFADRDKDILKVGGENVSARQVEECIHGILGMGVLDELAVVAQKHDMLDEVPVVFAIKSQWTMLSEDEIRQQIMDGCARDLADFKRPRKVYFVEEMPRAALDKVAKNKLREMADELADQEKAAGGK, translated from the coding sequence ATGACCGAAACCACCGCCCCCGCCCCGCAATTCGACAACCGCCACTCCAACGAGTACTACACCTTCGCCGGCAAGGACGTGCCCTGGCTGATGAAGCTGTGGGCCGAGCAGACGCCCGACAAGGCCTTCCTGATCTGGGAACCCAAGGAAGGCGAAAGCCAGTCCTGGACCTACCAGCAGTTCTGGCAGGCGGCCAACCGGGTCGCCTGCGGCCTGCTCCAGAAAGGCGTGAAGAAAGGCGACAAGCTGCTGATCCACGCCGAGAACTGCCCGGAAATGATGATCGCCTGGTACGCCTCGGCCATCGTCGGCTCGGTGGCCGTCACCACCAACACGCGCTGCATTGGCGACGAGCTGACCTACTTCGCCGAGCACTCCGGCGCGGTCGGCTGCATCACCCAGCCGAAGTTCATCAAGGAACTCGCCGCCAACGCCAAGAGCATCGGCTGGTTCGTCGTCACCGACGACAACTCGGGCGAAGCGCCCACCGATGATGAAAAGAATCACGGCTATCCATCCTACGCCAGCCTGCTGGGCCACGGCGAGCTGGCCCCGGCGCGCGATCCCGAGCCGATGCTGCCGGTCGGCATCCAATACACCTCCGGCACCACTTCGCGGCCCAAGGCCGTCGTGCATACCCACGCCAATGCGCTGTGGGGCGGCCGCAGCGGCTCGCAGAACCTGCTGATGGACAGTGACGACGTCTACATCGTGTTCCTGCCCTGCTTCCACGTGAATGCACAGAGCTGGAGCTTCTGGACGATGATGTGGGTGGGTGGCACGGTCGTCCTGCAACCGAAGTTCTCGTCGAGCAAGTTCTGGGAAATCTCGATGAAGCACAAGGTGACGCGCGCCTCGATGATCCCCTTCTGCTTCAAGGCCATCGCCATGCAGGAGATTCCCGAGCATCACTACAAGACCTGGTCGACCGGCATCAAGATGCATATGGTCGAGATGCGCTGGAACGTCAAGACCTTCGCCACCTGGGGCATGACCGAGACGGTCACCCACGCGACGCGCTCGGATCTGTTCCAGGATTCGCCCGACATGAACATCGGCGTGCCCTCGCCCGGCTATGAATTCGCCATCATGGACCCGGAAACCGGCAAGTACTGCGAGCCCGGCGTCAATGGCGACCTGTGGGTGCGCGGCACGCGCGGCGTGCAGATGTTCTACGAGTACTACAGGAACCCGGAAGCCATGGCCAAGTCCTTCACCGCCGACGGCTGGTTCAAGACCGGCGACACCGCGCGCCTGGGCACCGACGGCTATTTCTACTTCGCCGACCGCGACAAGGACATCCTCAAGGTCGGCGGCGAGAACGTCTCCGCCCGCCAGGTCGAGGAGTGCATCCACGGCATTCTCGGCATGGGCGTGCTCGACGAACTGGCCGTGGTCGCGCAGAAGCACGACATGCTCGACGAGGTGCCGGTGGTCTTCGCCATCAAGAGCCAATGGACGATGCTCTCCGAGGACGAAATCCGCCAGCAGATCATGGACGGCTGCGCCCGCGACCTGGCCGACTTCAAGCGTCCGCGCAAGGTTTACTTCGTCGAGGAAATGCCGCGCGCCGCGCTGGACAAAGTGGCCAAGAACAAGCTGCGCGAAATGGCCGATGAACTGGCCGATCAGGAGAAGGCAGCGGGCGGGAAATAA